From one Malus sylvestris chromosome 1, drMalSylv7.2, whole genome shotgun sequence genomic stretch:
- the LOC126619776 gene encoding receptor-like protein EIX2 isoform X1, whose amino-acid sequence MQGEGIRCLKLFHVSIFVVLILLQYCNLSLSLEFNNISSGVVGHKHIAKVLKVIRCIEREREALLAIKQDLVDDYNSLSSWGSEAQKQDCCASWVGVYCDEYTGHVVKLDLSGGYFLGGRISSQVGNLTHLQYFDFNGNDFNNVENLNSWLPRLSSLTYLDLSYNNLSNVPDWLEIVSKLPKLTNLTLIGCGLSSPAIHSSTLFNINSSKSLAHVDLSFNQLTSSSIFVWLSNFSTSLVQLGLSRNNFTGSLPDVFGNMSSLAYLDLSYNQIEGGIPQSFSELCSLQALLFRNNILSIQLSKLVQTLMSTCPDKNSLETLSLSNNSLSESIPNLKNFSSLKKLDLYDNQLSGTIPENIGHMSSLETIRLGMNALEGVVSESHFSNLSRLIILDLSSTSLALDFNSNWVPPFQLVSIYLGFCKMGPHFPKWLKTQKNYLDLDISNAGISDILPSWFWGILSHDHEIDYIDLSNNRIRGIIPNSRFEFTSSSPPDVNLSWNQLEGSIPSFLSKASSLDLSNNKLSGPISFLCPKTPNEVSSLYFLDLSSNNLYEKLPNCWTHFENLAILDLSDNSILGKIPTTMGSLSSIQTLKLNNNRFVGGLPSSLNNCTSLIVFEVGENKLSGLIPEWLGVGLPNLAILILRSNHFYGSIPSQLCNMRGIQIMDFSMNNISGSIPKCLNNLTNLAQKGSSSLTLTHTYNVTLIGKWEYYEDESSLIWKGIMSKYKSTLGLVKSIHLSSNQLTGEIPSEITDLVGLVSLNLSRNNLTGQITPKIGKLLSLDLLDLSNNQIHGTIPTSLFGISGLGKLDLSNNNLSGKIPMGSQLQTYEPSVFSGNPLLCGIPLEQMCSPEETTPVEQPVVENQDEDNDEFITLGFYVSLGLGFVFGFWGVCGSLIFIRLWRYTYFKLLNGLNDWLNVGVTLFRQQRMLDE is encoded by the coding sequence ATGCAGGGCGAGGGTATTAGGTGCTTGAAACTATTTCATGTTTCAATATTTGTGGTGCTAATTTTGCTACAATATTGCAACCTTTCCCTATCCCTTGAATTCAATAATATTTCTTCAGGAGTAGTAGGCCACAAGCATATTGCTAAGGTGCTGAAGGTGATCAGGTGCATAGAGAGGGAAAGGGAAGCTCTGCTTGCAATCAAACAAGACCTCGTGGATGACTACAATAGCCTCTCTTCGTGGGGCAGCGAAGCCCAAAAACAAGATTGTTGTGCATCATGGGTAGGAGTCTACTGTGACGAATATACGGGCCACGTTGTCAAACTTGATCTTAGTGGAGGATACTTTCTTGGTGGTCGAATATCAAGTCAGGTTGGAAACCTTACCCACTTGCAATATTTTGATTTCAATGGGAATGACTTTAACAATGTAGAAAATCTGAATTCCTGGCTCCCTCGTCTTTCTTCTTTAACATATTTAGACTTGAGTTACAACAATCTCAGTAATGTTCCTGACTGGCTGGAAATAGTTAGTAAGCTTCCTAAACTTACAAACTTGACATTAATAGGGTGTGGTCTTTCTTCTCCTGCAATTCATTCCAGTACTCTTTTTAACATAAATTCTTCTAAATCTCTTGCTCATGTTGATCTCAGTTTCAACCAGCTCacatcttcttcaatatttgtATGGTTGTCCAACTTCAGTACTAGCCTTGTTCAACTTGGCCTCTCTCGCAATAACTTCACGGGTTCACTTCCTGATGTTTTTGGAAACATGAGCTCTCTTGCCTATCTTGATCTCTCTTATAACCAAATTGAAGGAGGGATTCCACAATCTTTTTCAGAGTTATGTAGTTTGCAAGCATTGCTCTTTCGCAACAACATTTTGAGTATACAACTTTCCAAGCTGGTTCAAACATTAATGTCTACATGCCCTGATAAGAACTCATTAGAGACTCTAAGCCTCTCAAACAATTCTCTTTCTGAATCAATTCCTAATCTCAAAAACTTTTCGTCATTGAAAAAATTAGACCTCTATGACAATCAATTGAGTGGAACAATACCTGAAAACATTGGCCATATGTCTTCGCTCGAGACTATCCGCCTTGGCATGAATGCTTTGGAAGGTGTGGTTTCAGAAAGCcacttctccaatctctccagattaataattttggatttgtcCTCTACCTCACTAGCTTTAGACTTCAATTCTAATTGGGTTCCTCCTTTCCAATTGGTTTCCATATATTTGGGGTTTTGCAAGATGGGTCCACATTTTCCAAAATGGCTTAAGACTCAGAAAAATTATTTGGACCTTGATATTTCTAATGCAGGCATTTCTGATATCCTTCCCAGTTGGTTTTGGGGCATACTGTCTCATGATCATGAAATTGATTATATAGATCTCTCCAACAACCGAATTAGAGGAATAATTCCAAATTCAAGATTTGAGTTTACATCATCTTCCCCTCCTGATGTGAATTTGAGTTGGAACCAATTGGAAGGTTCAATACCTTCATTCCTTTCCAAAGCGTCATCTCTTGACCTCTCCAACAATAAGCTTTCAGGGCCAATTTCTTTCTTGTGTCCAAAGACTCCAAACGAGGTTAGTTCATTATACTTTCTTGATCTCTCAAGCAACAATTTATATGAAAAACTTCCTAATTGTTGGACACATTTTGAAAATCTAGCCATTCTAGATTTGAGTGACAATTCCATTTTAGGGAAAATTCCTACCACAATGGGCTCTTTATCTTCTATTCAAACACTGAAACTAAATAACAATAGGTTTGTTGGGGGATTGCCTTCATCCTTGAACAACTGTACAAGTCTCATAGTTTTTGAAGTTGGGGAAAATAAATTATCAGGTTTGATACCTGAATGGTTAGGGGTTGGACTTCCAAATCTGGCTATCCTTATCCTCCGTTCTAATCACTTCTATGGAAGCATTCCATCACAATTGTGTAATATGAGAGGCATTCAAATTATGGATTTCTCAATGAATAACATCTCTGGAAGTATACCCAAATGCCTAAACAATTTGACTAATTTGGCTCAAAAAGGAAGTTCAAGTCTAACTCTCACTCATACCTATAATGTAACCTTGATTGGCAAGTGGGAGTATTATGAAGACGAATCATCCTTGATATGGAAAGGCATAATGTCCAAATACAAAAGTACTTTGGGGCTTGTAAAGAGTATTCATCTGTCGAGCAACCAATTAACAGGGGAGATTCCTAGTGAAATCACTGATCTTGTGGGGTTGGTTTCCTTAAACCTATCAAGAAACAACTTAACAGGTCAAATAACTCCAAAGATCGGAAAGTTGCTGTCTTtagatttgcttgatttgtcAAACAACCAAATACATGGTACAATTCCAACAAGTCTCTTCGGAATATCTGGCCTTGGTAAGTTGGACTTGTCCAACAACAACCTGTCTGGAAAAATTCCCATGGGGTCTCAGCTTCAAACCTATGAGCCTTCTGTTTTTTCCGGAAATCCTCTCCTTTGTGGAATTCCACTTGAACAAATGTGCTCTCCTGAGGAAACAACTCCAGTGGAGCAACCGGTGGTTGAGAATCAAGATGAAGATAATGATGAGTTTATAACACTGGGATTTTACGTGAGTTTGGGGCTTGGATTTGTCTTTGGATTTTGGGGAGTTTGTGGGAGTTTGATATTCATCAG
- the LOC126619776 gene encoding receptor-like protein EIX2 isoform X2, whose protein sequence is MQGEGIRCLKLFHVSIFVVLILLQYCNLSLSLEFNNISSGVVGHKHIAKVLKVIRCIEREREALLAIKQDLVDDYNSLSSWGSEAQKQDCCASWVGVYCDEYTGHVVKLDLSGGYFLGGRISSQVGNLTHLQYFDFNGNDFNNVENLNSWLPRLSSLTYLDLSYNNLSNVPDWLEIVSKLPKLTNLTLIGCGLSSPAIHSSTLFNINSSKSLAHVDLSFNQLTSSSIFVWLSNFSTSLVQLGLSRNNFTGSLPDVFGNMSSLAYLDLSYNQIEGGIPQSFSELCSLQALLFRNNILSIQLSKLVQTLMSTCPDKNSLETLSLSNNSLSESIPNLKNFSSLKKLDLYDNQLSGTIPENIGHMSSLETIRLGMNALEGVVSESHFSNLSRLIILDLSSTSLALDFNSNWVPPFQLVSIYLGFCKMGPHFPKWLKTQKNYLDLDISNAGISDILPSWFWGILSHDHEIDYIDLSNNRIRGIIPNSRFEFTSSSPPDVNLSWNQLEGSIPSFLSKASSLDLSNNKLSGPISFLCPKTPNEVSSLYFLDLSSNNLYEKLPNCWTHFENLAILDLSDNSILGKIPTTMGSLSSIQTLKLNNNRFVGGLPSSLNNCTSLIVFEVGENKLSGLIPEWLGVGLPNLAILILRSNHFYGSIPSQLCNMRGIQIMDFSMNNISGSIPKCLNNLTNLAQKGSSSLTLTHTYNVTLIGKWEYYEDESSLIWKGIMSKYKSTLGLVKSIHLSSNQLTGEIPSEITDLVGLVSLNLSRNNLTGQITPKIGKLLSLDLLDLSNNQIHGTIPTSLFGISGLGKLDLSNNNLSGKIPMGSQLQTYEPSVFSGNPLLCGIPLEQMCSPEETTPVEQPVVENQDEDNDEFITLGFYVSLGLGFVFGFWGVCGSLIFIRSWRYTYYKFLNCVYDWLYVRVALIGRRRMIDV, encoded by the coding sequence ATGCAGGGCGAGGGTATTAGGTGCTTGAAACTATTTCATGTTTCAATATTTGTGGTGCTAATTTTGCTACAATATTGCAACCTTTCCCTATCCCTTGAATTCAATAATATTTCTTCAGGAGTAGTAGGCCACAAGCATATTGCTAAGGTGCTGAAGGTGATCAGGTGCATAGAGAGGGAAAGGGAAGCTCTGCTTGCAATCAAACAAGACCTCGTGGATGACTACAATAGCCTCTCTTCGTGGGGCAGCGAAGCCCAAAAACAAGATTGTTGTGCATCATGGGTAGGAGTCTACTGTGACGAATATACGGGCCACGTTGTCAAACTTGATCTTAGTGGAGGATACTTTCTTGGTGGTCGAATATCAAGTCAGGTTGGAAACCTTACCCACTTGCAATATTTTGATTTCAATGGGAATGACTTTAACAATGTAGAAAATCTGAATTCCTGGCTCCCTCGTCTTTCTTCTTTAACATATTTAGACTTGAGTTACAACAATCTCAGTAATGTTCCTGACTGGCTGGAAATAGTTAGTAAGCTTCCTAAACTTACAAACTTGACATTAATAGGGTGTGGTCTTTCTTCTCCTGCAATTCATTCCAGTACTCTTTTTAACATAAATTCTTCTAAATCTCTTGCTCATGTTGATCTCAGTTTCAACCAGCTCacatcttcttcaatatttgtATGGTTGTCCAACTTCAGTACTAGCCTTGTTCAACTTGGCCTCTCTCGCAATAACTTCACGGGTTCACTTCCTGATGTTTTTGGAAACATGAGCTCTCTTGCCTATCTTGATCTCTCTTATAACCAAATTGAAGGAGGGATTCCACAATCTTTTTCAGAGTTATGTAGTTTGCAAGCATTGCTCTTTCGCAACAACATTTTGAGTATACAACTTTCCAAGCTGGTTCAAACATTAATGTCTACATGCCCTGATAAGAACTCATTAGAGACTCTAAGCCTCTCAAACAATTCTCTTTCTGAATCAATTCCTAATCTCAAAAACTTTTCGTCATTGAAAAAATTAGACCTCTATGACAATCAATTGAGTGGAACAATACCTGAAAACATTGGCCATATGTCTTCGCTCGAGACTATCCGCCTTGGCATGAATGCTTTGGAAGGTGTGGTTTCAGAAAGCcacttctccaatctctccagattaataattttggatttgtcCTCTACCTCACTAGCTTTAGACTTCAATTCTAATTGGGTTCCTCCTTTCCAATTGGTTTCCATATATTTGGGGTTTTGCAAGATGGGTCCACATTTTCCAAAATGGCTTAAGACTCAGAAAAATTATTTGGACCTTGATATTTCTAATGCAGGCATTTCTGATATCCTTCCCAGTTGGTTTTGGGGCATACTGTCTCATGATCATGAAATTGATTATATAGATCTCTCCAACAACCGAATTAGAGGAATAATTCCAAATTCAAGATTTGAGTTTACATCATCTTCCCCTCCTGATGTGAATTTGAGTTGGAACCAATTGGAAGGTTCAATACCTTCATTCCTTTCCAAAGCGTCATCTCTTGACCTCTCCAACAATAAGCTTTCAGGGCCAATTTCTTTCTTGTGTCCAAAGACTCCAAACGAGGTTAGTTCATTATACTTTCTTGATCTCTCAAGCAACAATTTATATGAAAAACTTCCTAATTGTTGGACACATTTTGAAAATCTAGCCATTCTAGATTTGAGTGACAATTCCATTTTAGGGAAAATTCCTACCACAATGGGCTCTTTATCTTCTATTCAAACACTGAAACTAAATAACAATAGGTTTGTTGGGGGATTGCCTTCATCCTTGAACAACTGTACAAGTCTCATAGTTTTTGAAGTTGGGGAAAATAAATTATCAGGTTTGATACCTGAATGGTTAGGGGTTGGACTTCCAAATCTGGCTATCCTTATCCTCCGTTCTAATCACTTCTATGGAAGCATTCCATCACAATTGTGTAATATGAGAGGCATTCAAATTATGGATTTCTCAATGAATAACATCTCTGGAAGTATACCCAAATGCCTAAACAATTTGACTAATTTGGCTCAAAAAGGAAGTTCAAGTCTAACTCTCACTCATACCTATAATGTAACCTTGATTGGCAAGTGGGAGTATTATGAAGACGAATCATCCTTGATATGGAAAGGCATAATGTCCAAATACAAAAGTACTTTGGGGCTTGTAAAGAGTATTCATCTGTCGAGCAACCAATTAACAGGGGAGATTCCTAGTGAAATCACTGATCTTGTGGGGTTGGTTTCCTTAAACCTATCAAGAAACAACTTAACAGGTCAAATAACTCCAAAGATCGGAAAGTTGCTGTCTTtagatttgcttgatttgtcAAACAACCAAATACATGGTACAATTCCAACAAGTCTCTTCGGAATATCTGGCCTTGGTAAGTTGGACTTGTCCAACAACAACCTGTCTGGAAAAATTCCCATGGGGTCTCAGCTTCAAACCTATGAGCCTTCTGTTTTTTCCGGAAATCCTCTCCTTTGTGGAATTCCACTTGAACAAATGTGCTCTCCTGAGGAAACAACTCCAGTGGAGCAACCGGTGGTTGAGAATCAAGATGAAGATAATGATGAGTTTATAACACTGGGATTTTACGTGAGTTTGGGGCTTGGATTTGTCTTTGGATTTTGGGGAGTTTGTGGGAGTTTGATATTCATCAGGTCATGGAGATACACATACTACAAGTTCTTGAACTGTGTATACGATTGGCTTTATGTAAGAGTGGCTTTGATCGGGCGACGAAGAATGATTGATGTGTAA